A segment of the Ipomoea triloba cultivar NCNSP0323 chromosome 1, ASM357664v1 genome:
aacatgaatacacagaatcatagtctacaatacacagaatgccttcaaagaatacataGACTATTAACACAAGTACACAAACCGACCGAAACGGAAAATGTGATTTTCAAAACAAACAAGccgttaattaaaatgaccaaaacgacgtcgttttggtacggggtgcacaatgcattgtgcaccctggtccacgatataaattgcccaattatgctatggactcggATCGACCCAAGTtcatgttcacaaatttaaaactctatatacaaaattacattactcaatattcacaatttttgcactcgatctatattcacaattttgttatatagattcaaaaattgtggtatattattgaatatagagttatgaaattgtgaacatagagttcgtaattgtgaatatggagtacaTACATTTCTGAAATGTGAACATGGACttgggttcaccttgcaaggtggactcgggtccatggcataataaTTGAAtcttacaatgtagtatctcttcataactactttctcaacctactgccCCACTCCAAtctcccatcatctatgtgggagtgtagacggaacaccgggtgccactagaccacaaggtctttggcttatTATTCCTTATTTCTTactattgttattaatattactagtgttttacccatgcgatgcacggacaaaatttatgttactataaatttaaatagaaaatttgaaaaatataaatattttaaaatgtacaacataataatatatttgtaattccatatatttggttaagtatctattttcatagcatataaaatttaaatttaaattttgtataattaatatagtctctaattaatcatgtacacatttagataaatttatagaaaaaacttacataattaatttcatttattcctaagtgtatttcatatatattatgattccaacaatatgaataataactaagaaaattatatttaaaaaagatgcaaattttaatttttgtattagtaaaaaaatttgaacgacccatgtttaattgtaattatacaattattattataattattaacttatttatcataataattattagtcaattatattaatatacatacaatcaattttttaattactgtaataattattagataattaaattaatattgtcactttaatactttaaatataaatgttatatatatatatatatatatatatatatatatatatatatatattatccagccacttctgttattatatatataacctataCATTGTGGTCTGatagagttttttgcatttttagtcctacgACTGTAGTGGCGCTATTAGAAttgatccacgactttcaaactttgcaatttcgGTCCACGACTGTAGTGGCGCTATTagaattaatttctaaatgatTAAATTTGCTACATAtctttttagaaattaattagttttaattttaattagtttaccaaaatcaaaatgattttaTAGTCTAGTCTGACATGATCACAtactttttagaaatgaattagtttttttttttcaaaaatggaTGGCGTGTTGAAGATGCCAATCAatgttttcttgcttgaaagagaaattttttttaaacatgtaaATGCCCATTTAACCATGCTtgaaagggggaaaaaaattcggccaaaaaatgacaaaaaatatgcacaattttTTTCCGGTGAAAAAAAACtaccggaaggaccatttttgcaaaagaaacaatagtcgtggactgaaattacaaagtttaaaAGTCGTGAATCAATTCTAATAGtgtcactatagtcgtgggactaaaaatacaaaaaactctGGTCTGATATAACCAAACTCTTGGTAGCTCGCAATTACTTGGGCACTTAAATCAGTTCCATAGTGACATAGTGTACGTTCATCTATTTTGGGTTCAAATACATGGATTACCAGCTGGTTTCCGTTCAGAGGCGGTGATTTAGGCCATCGAAAAATTCGTAGGAGTACTTGTGAAGACTGATGACAGGAACTTTGATGGTTCGATATGTCAATTCTTCCGTGTTCGTGTTGCTATTGACGTCCTGAAACCTTTGAAGAAGGGTATGCGCATGAAGAAGGATTCGGGCGAGTGGTTTGCAATGTCTTTCAAATATGAACGTCTACCGACGTTTTGTTTCTTGTGTGGTGTTCTTGGCCACGCAGAAAAATTTTGTGCCAAGGATGCAGGTGTGACTCCGACTCCAGGCGTGAAGCCTTACAGTGCAGACCTCCGGGCGGGGAATCAGCGTGGTGTTCCTACTGCTGGTTTGCGATGGATAGCCCCAGAGACCACCGTGGAGAGGAGAGCGTGGTCTGGACCTGACTGCAATATGCCGGGAGGTGATACAGGGAAAGCAGCTGCTGACGTCGATCCTGGGAATGCTGAACATATTCCCCCTCCTGAACCGACTGAACCCAACAATGGTACCTCCTCTACTCCCTTTGTTAACCGGGAGTCCATGTGTGCGGAGAGTGAAGTTGAGTCCAGAACTGTTGCGCAGCCAGGGAGCGGTTATGTGAGTAACCTGGTTGTGGCTTATAATGAACTTAAGAGGAAACGTGTGAATGAGCAGATTGCAGTTGATGAAACTACGAATATGGTTCCAAAAAACTTGTTTATGGCGGGTTCTGGAGTTCAGGCCCGCCCATCCCAATGAGTACTATTAgctggaactgtcgtggcttgggcaatccacgCACAGTTTGCGAGATCATGGACTTGGTGTCCAGTAAGAAGccagattttatttttcttatggaGACGAAGGTTGGTAGGGCTCATGCGGAGCGTTTGCGTGTGAAGTTGGGGTTTGATGGTCTATTGTATGTGGATAGTGTGGGCTTGAGTGGAGGTTTAGCTTTATTTTGGAGATCAAATAACACGGCTAGTTTACTAAGCTATTCTAAGCTATGCTCGGCATCACATTGATGTTGAAGTGAGTTGCCCGGGGCTCAATAGATGGAGGATGACTTGTTTCTATGGCTTCCCAGAGCGCAGCCGACGAAGGGAGTCATGGGAGCTGTTACGTTCATTACGAGATCGGTCCACACTCCCGTGGGTTATCACAGGAGATTTTAATGACTTGCTTTTTCATCATGAAAAACGTGGGCGGGTTCCTCACCCTGAGAATTTACTACGAGGCTTCAGTGATACTTTGGAAGACTGTGGCTTGCACTCTATACCCATGGAGGGATATCCATTCACTTGGGAGCGTGGTCGAGGCACTGATGCCTGGGTGGAGGAACGGCTTGATAGAGTCGTTGCGAATGAGGCTTGGCGGTCCACAGTACCAGCGGCCAGAGTGGTAAATACTCTTTCCCGTACTTCTGATCATTCTATTATTTTTCTTGATATTAGGGAAAGACGTGTTTTCTCTCATAGAGGCAGAAGGAGTTTTAAATTTGAGATGGCCTGGTTGTTAGACGAGGGGTGCAGGGGTGTGGTGGAGGAGGCTTGGCATGAGGGGAGAAGCCAAGGTTTGCAGGATTGTTTAACTTTATGTGGTGAGAAATTGAAAGCATGGGGTGGTGACAGTTTTCAcaaatttggaaaaaatatcaaaaagcTTCGTGCTCAACTATAGTCTCTCCGTGGACATACAGATAATGACTCTTTGGCAAAATTTAACCAACTAGATGGGGAGTTAAGCAGACTTGAAGCTCAGGAAGACGTGTTCTGGAGACAACGGGCGAAGCAACATTGGTTACGGGGCGCGGATGCAAATACCAAGTTTTATCACCGGTTTGCCTCGGCTCGTAAGAGAAAGAACACAATTACAAAGCTGCAGGATGATTCAGGGGTTTGGCATGAGGGTGAGGGTTTTCACCCCCTTATACTCTCTTATTATGAGAATATTTTCGAATCATCCGGAGTCCAAGACATGACTACTTTTCCAAGTTTCCCACCTCGAGTGTCTATTGCTCAGAATGAGGCGCTTCTACTTCCTTTTACTGCGGAGGAAGTCAAGGCGGCTCTTTACTCCATGTTTCTGGATAAAGCTCCTGGACCGGATGGAATGAACCCCGGATTCTACCAACATTTCTGGGATGTGGTCGGTACGGATGTTACTGACTTTGTCCTACACTGTTTACACTCGGGTTCTTTCCCTGATTCTTTGAACGATGCCAATATAGTTTTAATTCCCAAAAAGAATCCCCCTGAAACTGTTTCGGATCTCAGGCCTATCGCTCTTTGTAATGTGATTTATAAGATAATGGCAAAGATGCTTGCGAATAGGATGAAATCTCTTATGTCCGTTGTGATCTCAGAATCGCAAAGTGCGTTTATCCCGGGCAGGCTTATCACAGATAACATCTTAGTAGCTGCAGAGGTTGGACACTATTTGAATCGCAAACAATTAGGACAGGTTGGGTGGGCGGCTCTGAAATTGGATATGGCGAAAGCTTATGACCGTATGGAGTGGGTCTTTCTCCGTAAGATGATAGAGGTGTTGGGGTTTGATGCTAAGTGGATTGATTTGATTATGCTCTACGTTACCACGGTCCGGTATAACATTTTGATCAATGGAGCTTGTGGTGGGACCATTATTCCCACCCGGGGCCTTCGACAGGGTAACCCTTTATCTCCCTACCTATTTATAATCTGTGCAGAGGGGTTGTCGCAATTGATTCAACATGCTCAGAATGCAGGCTCGGTTCAAGGTTGTAGGGTGGCTCGTGGAGCACCGgcaatttcacatttattcttTGTCGACGACAGCCTTTTGTTCTTTAAGGCTAATTCTTCTGAAGCTGCAGTTGTCAAGGAGTGTCTCCACCGTTATGAAATTCTTTCGGGTCAGGCGGTAAACTTCCATAAATCCAGTGTCTGTTTCAGTAGGAATACGGATGTCAATGATCGGCTTGTTGTGACAAATACCCTTGGGGTGGTTCAGGCCTCTGATTTTGGCAAATATTTGGGCCTTCCATCTTTTATTGGCCGCAATAAGAGGAGGGTCTTTGCATATATTGAGGATAAGATTCGACAAAGGGTGGGTTCATGGAATAAAAAGATTCTTTCTCGTGCTGGTAAGGAAATTCTTTTGAAGAGTGTAGCCCAGTCTATGCCTACTTTTTCAATGAGCGTTTTCTTGCTTCCTGATTCCCTATGTGTGGCCCTGGAGCGGATGATGAATAAATTCTGGTGGGGTTCAGGGGGTGGAAACGAGAGGGGAATTCATTGGTTATCATGGAAACGAATGTGTACCCCGAAATGCTTTGGTGGTCTGGGGTTTAAAGAGTTACGAGCTTTTAACTTGGCACTGTTGGGCAAGCAGGGTTGGCGCTTTTTGACAAACCCAGCTTCTTTAGTGGCTGGTGTATATAAAGCCAGATATTTTTCGAATTCTACGTTTGTTGATGCTGTGATAGGCCCTAATCCGAACGCCTGTTGGAGGGGAATTTATGCGGCAAAGGACTTGATCTGTGGGGGTATTAGAAGGCGAATTGGAGATGGCGCAAGTACGCGGATTTGGGATTCCCCATGGCTGCCTGATTCTGATCCATGCATCCAAACCCTTCAGCCACAGTATCTGTCTACCGCAACTGTGTCAGGCTTAATTAATCCTAATACCAATGAGTGGGATGAGGAAATTTTAATGGATATTTTTGAGCCCAGGGATGTAGAGCTAATCAAAAGGGTGCCTATAAGTCCAGGTTATGTTGATTCATGGTATTGGTTGGATGATCTTCGTGGGATCTATTCTGTAAAGAGTGGCTACAAACGCATTAGGGGGGTTGTTTCCCCATTGACTGATGATTTTACTAGTTGGAATAAGGTGTGGAATTTAAAAATACCGCCGAGGTGGAAGACTTTCCTCTGGAGGGCCATAACTAATACTCTCCCGACTACGAATAATTTGATTCAAAGGCGTTTGGACATTAATCCATTCTGCCCCCTTTGTGCTATTCAGGCGGAGAGTGTGTCACACGTGTTTATTTGTTGTGCTTTTGCAGTTAATGTTTGGCGTACTTCTCACATTGATATATCTGATGGTGCTGGACTGTCTTTCTCGATGTGGTTTGAACAATTACTTAACACCCTGGATGCCGAAGAGATCATCAAGGTGGCAGCAATTCTTTATGCAATCTGGAGCGCCCGGAATTCGGCTCTGTGGGAGGCGAAAGTTCCCACTCCGGCTTCGGTTGTGGCTTTGGCGAGGAGAGCGGTTCATAGCTGACAACTGTCACAACCTGCGGAGAGTCCAACTGGGAATACGCACGAGCAGCTGGCTTTACCCCCGTCCTTCTTGCGGTGTCATGTTGATGCGGCGTATGGTAGTTGTTCAGGGAAAGCAACAGCGGGTGTGGTGCTTCTGAGGCCGAATGGTGAGTTTGTGGCTGCTATGAGTACTCCTTTACCTTATTGTGATTCAGTAATTATGGCAGAAACACTAGCTTGCAAAGAGGCTCTCTCTTGGTTGAAGGGCAGGAATGAGGAAGCTGTTGTGTTACTTACCGACTGTGCTGTTCTATGTGCTAATTTACGTTCATCACTGGAGATTATGTCATACATCGGCATTGCCACGAAAGAGTGTTGCAGACTTATGAGTACTATTGTTTCTTGTTCAGTTCTTTATATTCCTCGATCAAATAATGTCTTAGCGCATGTTTTAGCTCGTGATTGTTTTACATCTTTACAAGGTGATACTTTGTTTTGGGATATTGTTCCCCCTAGCTCCATTATGGagttcttaatataattttttcctttcaaaaaatataaataatttatcgcCACTCCAAGAA
Coding sequences within it:
- the LOC116027784 gene encoding uncharacterized protein LOC116027784, with amino-acid sequence MDLVSSKKPDFIFLMETKVGRAHAERLRVKLGFDGLLYVDSVGLSGGLALFWRSNNTSAADEGSHGSCYVHYEIGPHSRGLSQEILMTCFFIMKNVGGFLTLRIYYEASVILWKTVACTLYPWRDIHSLGSVVEALMPGWRNGLIESLRMRLGGPQYQRPEWERRVFSHRGRRSFKFEMAWLLDEGCRGVVEEAWHEGRSQDNDSLAKFNQLDGELSRLEAQEDVFWRQRAKQHWLRGADANTKFYHRFASARKRKNTITKLQDDSGVWHEGEGFHPLILSYYENIFESSGVQDMTTFPSFPPRVSIAQNEALLLPFTAEEVKAALYSMFLDKAPGPDGMNPGFYQHFWDVVGTDVTDFVLHCLHSGSFPDSLNDANIVLIPKKNPPETVSDLRPIALCNVIYKIMAKMLANRMKSLMSVVISESQSAFIPGRLITDNILVAAEVGHYLNRKQLGQVGWAALKLDMAKAYDRMEWVFLRKMIEVLGFDAKWIDLIMLYVTTVRYNILINGACGGTIIPTRGLRQGNPLSPYLFIICAEGLSQLIQHAQNAGSVQGCRVARGAPAISHLFFVDDSLLFFKANSSEAAVVKECLHRYEILSGQAVNFHKSSVCFSRNTDVNDRLVVTNTLGVVQASDFGKYLGLPSFIGRNKRRVFAYIEDKIRQRVGSWNKKILSRAGKEILLKSVAQSMPTFSMSVFLLPDSLCVALERMMNKFWWGSGGGNERGIHWLSWKRMCTPKCFGGLGFKELRAFNLALLGKQGWRFLTNPASLVAGVYKARYFSNSTFVDAVIGPNPNACWRGIYAAKDLICGGIRRRIGDGASTRIWDSPWLPDSDPCIQTLQPQYLSTATVSGLINPNTNEWDEEILMDIFEPRDVELIKRVPISPGYVDSWYWLDDLRGIYSVKSGYKRIRGVVSPLTDDFTSWNKVWNLKIPPRWKTFLWRAITNTLPTTNNLIQRRLDINPFCPLCAIQAESVSHVFICCAFAVNVWRTSHIDISDGAGLSFSMWFEQLLNTLDAEEIIKVAAILYAIWSARNSALWEAKVPTPASVVALARRALALPPSFLRCHVDAAYGSCSGKATAGVVLLRPNGEFVAAMSTPLPYCDSVIMAETLACKEALSWLKGRNEEAVVLLTDCAVLCANLRSSLEIMSYIGIATKECCRLMSTIVSCSVLYIPRSNNVLAHVLARDCFTSLQGDTLFWDIVPPSSIMEFLI